The DNA sequence AGAGGATGGTTTTTCCTATTTTAATCTCTCCTTTTTAGAATATGTTCTATCCAACTTCAATAGTAAAATGATTTTAGCgcagtatttttttttcacaccttatttattatttttatcattttattctcGTTTGATTTACTCAAATCTAAAACTCAGAAATTACTCGACTTAGTGTACGAATATTATATCGCTTTTATTAGTCGACTTTAGacctttatcttcttttgcgGTGCCCTTCTCTTATTTGACTATCCattatttttctatcattgtTTAATATGCTTTTAGCAAATCTTCCCTTGattcttttctttcaaatttgcaaaacaaaaaaaaattaaggtatGAAATTGTTATCCTATTAATTTTATGCAACAATTATAAAGGATAAATCTTTCTTTTCATGTTACGGTAGGAGGTTCTTTAATGGGGTGTGCGTTATCActcacccttgttaatttatgtactttaatcttttttttaaaggaaaactaatgagaagggtttgaaaactttgagttttaatgataaggacaaaataaaggtgaatagtaccatatttgactttttagtgtaaaaatgtgatttgtcgttaaagtaaacagtaccgttggcttttcgttaaaactccatttttttaatttatttgattcgactgtcaaaaattataaaaaatgtaTGGAAAATAAAAATGAGTATGTGAATATCTCACCCCTCTTTAATTTGTCAGTAGTTTCCTAACCAAAAGTTATATGCTTTGTTCCCTCCTTTTTCTTATAATATTTTTCACGCTTGATAAAACTCGGTAGAACAGTTTAGATGTGCTGAAGGTTTCTGTGACTCAAAATGTAGATATAAAGAAAAGTATTCAGACcttttttttcaagtattttttattcTGTAGAACAAATTAGATATCTGAAAATGTAGTTATTTACAAATTAGATTTCTCTTCAGATTCTTTCCTGTTGTCGTTCGTTTCTTGCTTTTACATGTTATAATTCTTCATGTTGGAGTGAGGTTATCGAACTCTACTTTGGTTGATCAGGTTGGGAAATATCCTTATGAATCTGGCCAGAAATACAGGCGACTATCCTCGTGATTTCCGTTTTGATTCTAGCCTGAAAAATTCATAGGGTGAAAGAAGCAGGTAAGAtttcggtaaaaaaaaaaaagaagtaggTAAGACGGAAGCAAGAGATGGGATGTTCTACATCAAAGCTAGATGATGAAGAAGCAGTTCAGCTTTGTAAAGATCGAAAGAGATTTATTAAACTGGCTCTTGAGCAAAGAACACGATTCGCCTCTGGACACATGGCGTATATTCAGTCCTTAAAAAGAGTTTCAGCTGCTCTTCGTGATTATATCGATGGCGATGAGCCTCGTGAGTTCTTATTAGATTCCTTCGTAGCCCCACCTTTCACACCTGTTAAGAAAGCAAATCCTGGTTTTATCTCAATTTCCCCAAAATCCTTCTCCCCTGCAACAATCCAGTCTGAACCCCGTTCATGTGTGAAAATATGTTATCTAAGATCAGGAGGGAATCCAGCAGTTTCAGTAGAAGAGAGACCTCAATCCCCCGTAACAGGCAGAGTTGAAGCTTACTCTCCAATGCACCATTATGGGATGGATGGGTTTTTTGGAATGCAATCTTCAGCGATGAATTCTTCGTCATTGTTCTCTTATTCTCCTAACAATAGGCCAAACATCCCTCCACCTTCGCCTCAAAATTCTCAGTGGGATTTTTTCTGGAACCCGTTTTCATCACTAGATTACTACAGTTATCCCACTCGAAATAGTCTTGATCAGACGGTCATGGATGATGAGATTAGAGGACTAAGGCAGGTCAGAGAAGAAGAGGGGATCCCTGACTTGGAAGAAGTTGAAACCGAACAGGAGGAGGAATGCGATCATGAGGAAAATGTGCCACAAGAAAGGGATAAAGTTGATCTAAACTGCAATAGAGAAGAAGTCATTGTTGAAGAtgttgaggaggaggaggaggaggaagaagaggaggatgaggaaacGGATGGCGGAATAGAGATTGAGCATGAAGTACAAATGCCATCACATAATAGTATGACTATGGAGGTGTCACGATCTCAGACTGCTAGACAAGTTAAAACTAATAGCCAAGAAAGAGCTGTTGGTCTCCGGGAGGGTAAGGAAGAAAAACCAGGCTTTACTGTTTATGTTAACCGAAGGCCAACGAGTATGGCAGAAGTTATCAAGGAATTAGAAACTCAGTTCACAATTGTTTGCAATGCCGCCAATGAGATATCAGCTTTGTTGGAGGCGAGCAAAGAGCAGTACTCTTTTTCCTCCAATGAACTTTCAGGTTTGCTTGCTTACTTGGTTCATGAATGCTTATTCTGCAGTAGAAAAcattttggtttttgtattttctttaaaCTTTCAGGCTGTTATATAGTAAGTACTTTGTTGTTGCAGCCATGAAAATGTTGAACCCAGTAGCATTATTTCGTTCAGCTTCTTCTCGCTCAGCATCGTCCAGATTTTTAATGAATTCTTCGTGCACTAAAGATGAAAGTTATGAAAGCAGTAGTGATGTCTCTGAAGAGCCCTGCATGTTTTCGGGTAGCCACCAATCAACATTAGACAGATTATATGCTTGGGAGAAGAAACTCTACGAGGAAGTCAAGGTATTACTTCTAAATGGCACCAACTTCTGTTGCAAATACTTGATCTATCAAatactttaaatatttaaaagagATTAAAAGAAAATCATGAAGAACTGATCTGTGCATCATTACTTAAACCAGTCCGGAGAAAAAGTTCGGATTGCATACGAAAAGAAAGTGACGCAACTACGGAACCAAGATGTAAAAGGAGATGACCATTCTGTGGTAGAAAAAACAAGGGTAGCAATTAGAGATCTGCATACTCAGATGAAGGTTTCAATACACACAGTTGAAGCTATTTCAAAGAGGATTGAAACCTTAAGGGATGAAGAATTGCAGCCTCAACTCTCGGAATTGGTGCAAGGGTACGCAGCTTTTATAAATCGTTTGCTCAAATATGTACTCCATGCTTCATGTAATTATTCTTCTGTATTAATCAATTGATTAACAAAACCAGGTTAGCAAGGATGTGGAAAGTAATGGCAGAGTGTCATAAGTCGCAGAAACGAAGCCTAGATGAAGCCAAGCTTTTACTAGCAGGCACACCGTCAAAACTGGAAGCTAAACGACAGTCTTCCATTTCAGCTGCTGATCCAAACCGGCTAGCACGTTCAGCAGCCAGTCTTGAGACAGAGCTGAGGAACTGGAGATCCTATTTCGAGTCATGGATCACTTCTCAACGATCCTACATGCACGCATTAACAGGTTGGCTCCTCCGTTGCATGAGGGCTGATCCCGACACATCAAAGTTCCCATTCTCTCCTCGCCATTCCAGTGGGGCTCTTCCAATATTTGGAATTTGCATCCAATGGTCAAGACTTCTGGATTCCGTACAGGAGACACCGGTGCTGGATGGACTAGATTTCTTTGCAGCTGGTATGGGATCCCTATACGCACAACAGCTTAGAGAGGATTCGCACCGAGTTAGGGTAGGTTCAAGGAGGTTCGGAGGTGGATCAGCGGAGGAGTTCAGCGGGGGTATGGAAATGGTGGAAGCTGGCGAAGTGGAACAAGTAATGACTGCAGACAAAATGGCTGAGGTCGCGATAAGAGTACTTTGTGCCGGAATGTCAGTTACGATGAGCTCACTGACAGAGTTTGCTTTCGCTTCGGCTGAGGGATATGCTGAGCTTGTGAATCAATGGGACAAGGCCAAGGCTGGAGCTGCTGGAATATTATGAAGTTGTGATGTTCATGTTTATGGGGTAGTTTAGTGATGGCTGTCaatataattataaaaattaatctAATATCTAAGAATATTAGCAATTTAGCATAGAGATTTTGCACCCTAATTGCAGCTAGTGCCTGATATAGCTATAAACAGTGTTTAAAATATAGGCATCggagtttccaaaaaaaaaaatataggtaTTGATAGAAAGGTCGACATGCTGATTTGTGAAAATATCGACAGATACATCGAATATTGATTGCTTCTATCGGAAATTatggaaaattaaaatgaaactttaggaATTATCAAACATTGGTTTGGACGAAATATAATAATTTCTCTGATATTTAAAAATTTTGTCAGAAATATCGACAATATTTGTTGATTTTTAGCCTAAAAGAGTTTCTCTGATATGAGGTGAAGTTTAGACTTCACCACCCATTTTTATAtctttctctaatttttttaatatttccaTGAATATATCTACCGTATCGAATAAATTTTAAACGTTGGCTGTAATATCGCTGATGTGACaatccgtccctaattttacgtttttattgattttaaatgaGTGATTGACGAAAATGTCCCTAGAGGCGAGGCAAGGGTGTTGATTTTCGGTGACCAGCGTATTGGGAGACGTACTAAATATTCTTTTAGCATATCCTCGTAGTGCTCGTCACTACAAACGTGTAGGCACAAACGGAAATGAATTTGGAGCTACGATGAAGATTTTACGGAACTACGAAACTTAAGGGtgttttatgaaatttgaattttgagttttttcttattttaatattttctgagtggatattttaaatattttataattttactaGTCTGTGGGGCCCACACCCATACAAGCTCTCCACCCCTTTCTTGTCACGTGTCCCTTCTCCCTCACCTCACACTCTCggactctctctcttctcttagtTTTCTCCTGTGTCTCCTTTTAACTCTCTCATCCCACTACAGCAGCTACGCTGAGAACCACACCCAACTCCGACAAGCCCTTATGCCATGGAACCACCATTTCTTTACTAGACCACCCCTCTCTATCTCTCATCCTACATCTCTCCCCCTCGTTTCTGTCCCATGTTCCACCTATACAACAACGCCGACACCGGACCACCACCTTTTGATGTCGTCTTCTACAAGCACCGCAACCCCAGACCCCCTCAGCCGCGATCTCCTACCGACAGAAACCTTTTTCACCTTCTTCCTCACTCTGCACAGTGACACCatcattgtttatattttcttcGGCAAGATCTCGACTTCCGACCATGGTAAGTTCAAAAAACCACCTAAATCTTCGTGGATCGTGTTTTACTTTACGTTTCTAGTGCTCCTAAGGATTTTGGGTGACATTTGAACTCAGAGCTACCTCGAGGAGTCTTCCCCAGTTTTCCGGTGATATATGAGGTGAGTTGCAGACCTTTTCA is a window from the Malus domestica chromosome 16, GDT2T_hap1 genome containing:
- the LOC103435647 gene encoding protein ALTERED PHOSPHATE STARVATION RESPONSE 1-like; this encodes MGCSTSKLDDEEAVQLCKDRKRFIKLALEQRTRFASGHMAYIQSLKRVSAALRDYIDGDEPREFLLDSFVAPPFTPVKKANPGFISISPKSFSPATIQSEPRSCVKICYLRSGGNPAVSVEERPQSPVTGRVEAYSPMHHYGMDGFFGMQSSAMNSSSLFSYSPNNRPNIPPPSPQNSQWDFFWNPFSSLDYYSYPTRNSLDQTVMDDEIRGLRQVREEEGIPDLEEVETEQEEECDHEENVPQERDKVDLNCNREEVIVEDVEEEEEEEEEEDEETDGGIEIEHEVQMPSHNSMTMEVSRSQTARQVKTNSQERAVGLREGKEEKPGFTVYVNRRPTSMAEVIKELETQFTIVCNAANEISALLEASKEQYSFSSNELSAMKMLNPVALFRSASSRSASSRFLMNSSCTKDESYESSSDVSEEPCMFSGSHQSTLDRLYAWEKKLYEEVKSGEKVRIAYEKKVTQLRNQDVKGDDHSVVEKTRVAIRDLHTQMKVSIHTVEAISKRIETLRDEELQPQLSELVQGLARMWKVMAECHKSQKRSLDEAKLLLAGTPSKLEAKRQSSISAADPNRLARSAASLETELRNWRSYFESWITSQRSYMHALTGWLLRCMRADPDTSKFPFSPRHSSGALPIFGICIQWSRLLDSVQETPVLDGLDFFAAGMGSLYAQQLREDSHRVRVGSRRFGGGSAEEFSGGMEMVEAGEVEQVMTADKMAEVAIRVLCAGMSVTMSSLTEFAFASAEGYAELVNQWDKAKAGAAGIL